From Pararhodobacter zhoushanensis, the proteins below share one genomic window:
- a CDS encoding MBL fold metallo-hydrolase: MTQTTAPRPQDPGIRFPHEEPPAPGEAITVAPGVLWMRMPLPMQLDHVNVYALDDGDGWTVIDTGFGGGKSKEAWLGLMAGPLAGRPIRRIVVTHHHPDHIGLAGWLQTDHGAELVTTRTSWLFARMLLLDVHERPVPETVAYWRSAGVDEAEIARRMEENPFNFKDVVSYLPLGFTRVAEGDEITMGGRRWRVRCDNGHAPEHATFWSLDDDLVIGGDQLLPGISANLGVYATEPDADPVGEWMESCTRLAQFAEDRHFVLPGHKLPFTGLPLRLRQMVENHVGALNRLEAFLTEPKTAAQCFLPLFKREITGASAGMALVEAVAHLNHLLHHGRVRRWRDDPQGAWLWQAVG, encoded by the coding sequence ATGACCCAAACCACTGCCCCGCGTCCGCAAGACCCCGGTATCCGCTTTCCGCATGAAGAGCCGCCCGCGCCGGGTGAGGCGATCACGGTGGCACCGGGCGTGCTGTGGATGCGGATGCCGCTGCCGATGCAACTGGACCACGTCAATGTCTATGCGCTGGATGATGGCGACGGCTGGACGGTCATCGACACCGGTTTTGGGGGCGGAAAATCGAAAGAAGCGTGGCTGGGACTGATGGCCGGGCCACTGGCCGGGCGTCCGATCCGCCGCATTGTGGTGACGCATCACCACCCCGACCACATCGGGCTGGCAGGCTGGTTGCAGACCGACCACGGGGCCGAACTGGTGACCACGCGCACCTCATGGCTGTTCGCGCGCATGCTGCTTTTGGACGTGCACGAGCGCCCGGTGCCCGAGACCGTGGCTTATTGGCGCAGTGCGGGCGTGGATGAGGCCGAGATCGCGCGCCGGATGGAAGAGAATCCCTTCAATTTCAAGGATGTTGTGTCCTACTTGCCGTTGGGCTTCACCCGTGTGGCTGAGGGCGACGAGATCACCATGGGCGGCCGCCGCTGGCGTGTGCGCTGCGACAACGGCCACGCCCCGGAACATGCGACCTTCTGGAGCCTGGACGACGATCTGGTGATCGGCGGCGATCAGTTGCTGCCCGGCATCAGCGCCAATCTGGGCGTCTACGCGACCGAGCCCGACGCCGATCCGGTCGGCGAATGGATGGAAAGCTGCACCCGTCTGGCGCAGTTCGCCGAGGATCGCCATTTTGTGCTGCCCGGCCACAAGCTGCCCTTCACCGGCCTGCCGCTGCGCTTGCGCCAGATGGTCGAGAACCATGTCGGGGCGCTCAACCGGCTGGAAGCCTTCCTGACCGAGCCCAAAACCGCCGCGCAGTGTTTCCTCCCGCTTTTCAAGCGCGAGATCACCGGCGCGTCGGCGGGCATGGCGCTGGTCGAGGCGGTCGCGCACCTGAACCACCTCTTGCACCACGGGCGTGTCCGCCGCTGGCGCGACGATCCGCAGGGCGCGTGGTTGTGGCAGGCCGTAGGCTAA